A genomic window from Plasmodium malariae genome assembly, chromosome: 10 includes:
- the PmUG01_10013200 gene encoding conserved Plasmodium protein, unknown function yields MTEVISYRFKKKPPNLRYDLEEKNEGWGLFIKYIEDLKRICNFSIQESECVLDSCNEDNIIANKKVAIENIGDIIKFKKWNDDMEFDKHSVCKESSSDDDCYSPESGSVFNFNKYSIIENNIYSTNANAKRQKIKDNFINSYTANGNYEIKEENKENVFENFYKKREKKNIFRSFHKEYDFKNNTSKLLSNSENSTDDKIVIRKSVIQNNENNFLKKKKNISYIYSQNGYNHTFHCEQNDNYSYVQDRKDQEYYNFHGNNENFKKNKFLKNKYRQNGNNNAKNKRAKMLNLNNGEVISRNVYSNMSEDSNNDISEDEVLDKQQRVFIKRNNKYEEYTRRVNNINKNNIYNRGHINPGRKKKQVDKKQKKNLEIDGSYAYNYAYLNKKDGSSTSSPLEAVNDTIMNLEEEINNYKFGNSM; encoded by the exons ATGACTGAAGTGATTTCTTATAGGTTCAAGAAAAAACCGCCCAATTTGAGATATGACTTAGa aGAAAAGAACGAGGGATGGggtttatttattaaatatatagaagacttaaaaagaatttgtaatttttcaaTACAAGAGAGTGAATGTGTATTAGATTCATGTAACGAAGACAATATTATTGCAAATAAAAAGGTCGCCATTGAAAATATAGGtgacataataaaatttaaaaaatggaatgATGATATGGAGTTTGACAAGCATTCTGTTTGCAAAGAATCTTCATCAGACGATGATTGTTATTCCCCAGAGTCTGGTAgcgtttttaattttaataaatatagcataattgaaaacaatatatattcaacCAATGCTAACGCGAAAAggcaaaaaattaaagataatTTCATTAACAGTTACACAGCCAATGgaaattatgaaattaaagaggagaataaagaaaatgtcTTTGAAaatttctataaaaaaagagaaaaaaaaaatatttttaggaGTTTTCATAAGGAGTATgattttaagaataatacTAGTAAATTATTAAGTAATAGTGAAAACAGTACTGATGATAAAATTGTTATACGTAAATCTGTCattcaaaataatgaaaataattttctcaaaaaaaaaaaaaatatatcttatatatatagtcaAAATGGATATAATCATACATTCCATTGTGAACAGAATGATAATTATTCCTATGTACAAGATAGAAAAGATcaagaatattataattttcatggtaataatgaaaattttaagaaaaataaatttcttaagaataaatatcgccaaaatggtaataataatgcgAAAAATAAGCGAgcaaaaatgttaaatttaaataatggtGAAGTAATTTCAAGAAATGTTTATAGTAATATGTCTGAAGatagtaataatgatattagTGAGGATGAGGTACTAGATAAGCAACAAAGagtatttattaaaagaaataataagtaTGAAGAGTATACAAGAAgagttaataatataaataaaaacaacaTTTACAATAGGGGTCATATTAATCCTGGAAGGAAGAAAAAGCAAGTggataaaaaacaaaaaaaaaatttagaaatcGATGGatcatatgcatataattatgcatacttaaataaaaaggatgGATCTTCCACGTCAAGCCCATTAGAAGCAGTAAATGACACTATAATGAATTTggaagaagaaataaataattataagttTGGTAATTccatgtaa